In Bartonella machadoae, a single genomic region encodes these proteins:
- the glmU gene encoding bifunctional UDP-N-acetylglucosamine diphosphorylase/glucosamine-1-phosphate N-acetyltransferase GlmU, with protein MVRNCLSIVLAAGEGTRMKSSLPKVLHKIAGLPLICHVIKQIELAGVAQLAVVVGRGAEDVTQVVQSFVKNAMIFEQKERLGTAHAALCARSALQKGVDDVLIVFGDTPLIEQDSLLKVRMQLAEGADIVVAGFYALDPTGYGRLLERNGKLIAIIEEKDASDEEKGISFCNGGVIAINGKYALSLLEKVNNNNLKKEYYLTDIVSIASREGLDIRVVEVPFDNVIGINNCVELSEADALWQKRKARDLMLSGVTILKPETVYFSHDTEIEPDVIIEPNVYFGLGVKVHSGAVIHAFSYLEGSVVGGDARIGPYARLRPGTELARSVKIGNFCEIKQAKVGEATKINHLSYIGDAEIGAYSNIGAGTITCNYDGFHKYKTEIGDNAFIGSNSALIAPLIIGESSYIASGSVITGNVPVNSIAFGRARQVIKEDYAARLRARLSAKKQKK; from the coding sequence ATGGTTAGAAATTGCCTTTCTATTGTCCTTGCAGCAGGTGAGGGGACGCGGATGAAATCGTCTCTTCCCAAAGTGCTTCATAAAATTGCTGGATTACCCCTTATATGCCATGTCATAAAACAAATAGAATTGGCAGGTGTTGCACAATTAGCTGTTGTTGTGGGAAGAGGAGCAGAAGATGTCACTCAAGTTGTTCAATCATTTGTAAAAAATGCGATGATTTTTGAACAAAAAGAGCGTTTAGGAACTGCTCATGCTGCTCTTTGTGCTCGATCAGCTTTGCAAAAAGGGGTGGACGATGTTCTTATTGTTTTTGGTGATACCCCTTTGATTGAACAAGATTCATTGCTTAAAGTCCGTATGCAACTTGCTGAGGGAGCAGATATTGTTGTTGCTGGTTTTTATGCTTTAGATCCAACAGGTTATGGGCGTCTGTTAGAGAGAAATGGCAAACTTATTGCGATTATAGAAGAAAAAGATGCAAGTGATGAAGAAAAAGGAATTTCTTTTTGTAATGGTGGAGTAATAGCCATTAACGGAAAATATGCCCTTTCTCTTTTAGAAAAGGTTAATAATAATAATTTGAAAAAAGAATATTACCTAACAGATATTGTCTCCATTGCATCGCGTGAAGGATTGGATATCCGCGTTGTTGAAGTGCCTTTTGATAATGTGATAGGGATTAATAATTGTGTAGAGCTTTCTGAAGCCGATGCTTTGTGGCAAAAGCGTAAAGCACGTGATTTAATGCTCTCTGGTGTTACGATTCTTAAACCAGAAACGGTTTATTTTTCTCATGATACAGAAATTGAACCAGATGTGATCATTGAACCAAATGTTTATTTTGGGTTGGGGGTAAAAGTACATTCTGGTGCCGTTATCCATGCATTTAGTTATCTAGAAGGTAGTGTGGTTGGTGGGGATGCACGAATTGGTCCTTATGCACGTTTGCGTCCTGGAACGGAATTAGCCCGCTCTGTGAAGATTGGCAATTTTTGTGAAATTAAACAAGCAAAAGTGGGGGAGGCGACTAAGATTAATCATTTAAGTTATATTGGCGATGCAGAAATTGGGGCATATAGCAATATTGGAGCTGGTACCATTACTTGTAATTATGATGGATTTCACAAATATAAAACTGAAATTGGTGATAATGCTTTTATTGGTTCCAATTCAGCCCTTATTGCTCCACTCATTATTGGAGAAAGTTCTTATATCGCTTCAGGAAGTGTTATTACCGGAAATGTGCCGGTAAACAGTATAGCTTTTGGGCGTGCCCGACAGGTGATAAAAGAAGATTATGCAGCAAGATTACGCGCACGTTTGTCTGCCAAAAAACAGAAAAAGTAA
- the glmS gene encoding glutamine--fructose-6-phosphate transaminase (isomerizing) encodes MCGIIGILGNKSVTSSLIEGLKRLEYRGYDSSGIATVHNGRLYRMRAEGKLIHLEEKLKKNPLEGNLGIGHTRWATHGVAVERNAHPHITERLAIVHNGIIENFVELQKELIEDGYLFATETDTEVIAHLITRALESGLSPQEAMRTSWKRLQGAFAIAVIFAGENNLMIAARSGPPLAIGYGEDEFFIGSDAIALAPFVNHISYMEDGDLAVFTREGVTIYNVENQQVERPISALLEESLFVSKGNHRHFMHKEMFEQPEVISHNLARYLNLGNYTVRLFDNLMDWKKINRLLFASCGTAYYSTLVARYWFEKFAGLSVDNDVASEFRYREPPMTPDILPVFVSQSGETADTLASLRYCRERGVKTATIVNVEQSTMAREADFILPTLAGPEIGVASTKAFTCQLATLSAMALSAAKQRGSLSEEEEHQFVQQLAEVPRILNEVLKLDDKIERICRHLVNVKSVLYLGRGTSYPIALEGALKLKELSYIHAEGYAAGELKHGPIALVDETIPVIVVAPYDRWFEKTFSNMQEVAARNGRIILITDERGAEAVHLDMLSTIILPNIPEFVAPIVYALPIQLIAYHTAVLLGTDVDQPRNLAKSVTVE; translated from the coding sequence ATGTGCGGAATTATTGGAATTCTTGGAAATAAGAGTGTTACATCCTCTTTGATTGAAGGTTTGAAACGTCTTGAGTATAGAGGCTATGATTCCTCTGGTATAGCAACAGTCCATAATGGACGCCTTTATCGTATGCGTGCTGAAGGGAAGCTTATTCATTTAGAAGAAAAATTAAAAAAGAACCCTTTGGAAGGAAATTTAGGAATTGGTCATACACGTTGGGCCACGCACGGCGTTGCTGTAGAACGAAATGCTCATCCTCATATCACTGAACGTCTTGCCATTGTTCATAATGGTATTATTGAAAATTTTGTAGAATTGCAAAAAGAGCTCATTGAGGATGGTTATCTCTTTGCAACAGAAACCGATACCGAAGTTATTGCGCATTTAATTACACGTGCTTTAGAAAGTGGTCTTTCACCACAAGAGGCGATGCGCACAAGTTGGAAAAGGTTGCAGGGTGCTTTTGCTATTGCTGTTATTTTTGCGGGTGAAAATAATCTTATGATTGCTGCTCGCTCTGGTCCACCGCTAGCGATTGGCTATGGAGAAGATGAATTTTTTATCGGGTCTGATGCAATTGCTTTGGCACCATTCGTAAATCATATTAGTTATATGGAAGATGGTGATTTAGCTGTTTTCACGCGTGAGGGAGTAACAATTTATAATGTAGAAAATCAACAGGTAGAACGTCCTATTAGTGCATTATTGGAAGAATCCTTATTTGTTTCTAAGGGTAATCATCGTCATTTTATGCACAAGGAAATGTTTGAACAACCTGAAGTGATTTCTCATAATTTGGCGCGTTATCTTAATCTTGGAAATTATACAGTTCGTTTGTTTGATAATTTGATGGATTGGAAAAAGATTAACCGTTTATTATTTGCAAGCTGTGGAACAGCTTATTATTCGACTTTAGTTGCACGCTATTGGTTTGAAAAGTTTGCTGGTTTAAGTGTTGATAATGATGTTGCTTCGGAGTTTCGTTATCGTGAACCGCCCATGACACCTGATATATTACCGGTATTTGTTTCCCAATCTGGTGAAACAGCAGATACATTGGCTTCTTTGCGTTATTGTCGCGAACGTGGTGTGAAAACAGCAACAATTGTAAATGTTGAGCAATCGACCATGGCGAGAGAAGCTGATTTTATTCTACCAACATTAGCAGGACCAGAAATTGGTGTTGCCTCAACAAAAGCCTTTACTTGTCAGTTAGCAACCCTTTCTGCTATGGCGCTTAGTGCTGCTAAACAACGCGGATCTCTTTCAGAGGAAGAAGAACATCAGTTTGTTCAACAATTAGCAGAGGTGCCGCGAATTTTAAATGAGGTTTTAAAGTTAGATGATAAGATTGAACGGATTTGTCGTCATTTAGTAAATGTAAAAAGTGTTCTTTATCTTGGCCGTGGTACTTCTTACCCAATTGCTTTGGAGGGAGCCCTTAAGCTGAAGGAACTTTCTTATATCCATGCCGAAGGTTATGCAGCAGGTGAGTTAAAACATGGACCTATTGCACTGGTGGATGAGACGATTCCAGTGATTGTTGTTGCACCTTATGATCGGTGGTTCGAAAAGACTTTTTCTAATATGCAAGAAGTCGCTGCGCGCAATGGTCGTATTATTTTGATAACAGATGAAAGAGGGGCAGAAGCTGTGCATCTGGATATGTTATCGACTATTATTTTGCCAAATATTCCAGAATTTGTTGCACCTATTGTTTATGCGTTACCCATTCAGCTAATTGCATACCATACCGCTGTTTTATTGGGAACAGATGTTGATCAACCTCGTAATTTGGCAAAATCAGTCACTGTTGAGTAA
- the recG gene encoding ATP-dependent DNA helicase RecG, which produces MLPSLITPLFNSIRTLSGVTPKVYILLAKVLNINPIQREPTLIDLLQLMPHSVIDRRMRPSIACAQEGSTITLEIVIDQHQPPPIGRNRLPYRVIAHDPTGKINLVFFHAQHSWLKKQLPEGKKVIVSGKVEQFNGQLSMVHPDHIVSSEQSNQIPFIEPIYPSTAGLSVKTLRRAIQNALDYIPLLPEWIEESVKKQHNFSSFPVALRRIHTPINPDDLSLESTARKRLAYDELLACQLALGLMRLKTKSLAGVSRPPTGIYTQKLLKSLPFQLTNGQTKAIQDITNDLASPEPMLRLLQGDVGAGKTVVALMAMTQIAENSGQSALMAPTEVLARQHFATIAPLAEKIGLQTVLLTGREKGKLRTNILNDILSGQASIIIGTHALIQNSVSYNNLALAIIDEQHRFGVHQRLALTAKGHQPDMLVMTATPIPRTLVLTAFGDMDVSQITEKPIGRQPITTATLPLKRIHELIERITIALKTGEKLYWICPLVEESTTLDLTSIESRFALLQERFGTLVGMIHGKMSTDEKEAAMASFKCGDIRILVATTVIEVGVDIPDASIIIIEHAEHFGLSQLHQLRGRVGRGEKKSSCILLYKDPLTKMAAERLNIIRNTEDGFKIAEEDWRLRGEGELLGIKQSGMPEFHMANLAVHSDLLSIARRDARLFLQHDPHLSSERGQTLRLLLYLFGRDDATRLLRAG; this is translated from the coding sequence ATGCTTCCAAGTCTTATTACCCCTCTTTTCAATTCTATCCGCACCCTCTCTGGGGTTACGCCTAAAGTATATATTTTACTGGCTAAAGTCTTAAATATTAATCCTATACAACGTGAACCTACCCTTATTGATCTTCTGCAATTAATGCCCCATTCTGTTATAGACCGTAGAATGCGTCCCAGTATTGCCTGTGCACAAGAGGGCTCCACCATCACTCTCGAAATTGTTATTGACCAGCATCAACCACCACCCATTGGTCGTAATCGTTTACCCTATCGTGTCATTGCCCATGATCCAACAGGAAAAATAAATTTAGTTTTTTTTCATGCGCAACATTCTTGGTTAAAAAAGCAACTACCGGAAGGAAAAAAGGTTATTGTATCAGGTAAAGTTGAACAGTTTAATGGACAACTTTCAATGGTACATCCCGATCACATCGTATCAAGCGAGCAATCAAATCAAATTCCCTTCATTGAACCTATTTACCCCTCTACTGCTGGATTATCAGTAAAAACACTAAGACGTGCAATACAAAATGCTTTAGATTATATTCCTCTCTTACCAGAATGGATAGAAGAAAGTGTCAAAAAGCAGCACAATTTTTCCTCTTTTCCGGTTGCTTTACGCCGCATCCATACCCCCATCAATCCTGATGATTTAAGCTTAGAAAGCACAGCACGCAAACGACTTGCCTATGATGAATTACTCGCTTGTCAACTGGCTCTCGGATTGATGCGCTTAAAAACAAAATCTCTTGCCGGCGTATCTCGGCCGCCAACAGGAATTTACACGCAAAAATTGTTAAAATCCCTTCCCTTCCAACTAACAAATGGACAAACAAAAGCAATACAAGATATTACAAACGATCTTGCTTCACCAGAACCGATGTTAAGGCTGCTCCAAGGTGATGTAGGAGCAGGAAAAACCGTTGTTGCACTCATGGCAATGACGCAAATTGCTGAAAATTCAGGACAATCAGCCTTAATGGCTCCTACAGAAGTTCTTGCTAGACAACATTTTGCAACAATTGCGCCTCTTGCTGAAAAGATTGGGCTACAAACAGTTCTTCTAACGGGACGAGAAAAAGGAAAATTGCGCACAAATATTTTAAACGATATTTTATCAGGTCAAGCTTCTATTATCATCGGAACCCATGCCCTCATACAAAACAGTGTTTCTTACAACAACCTTGCCTTAGCCATTATCGATGAACAACACCGTTTTGGTGTACATCAACGTCTTGCCCTTACAGCAAAAGGTCATCAACCTGATATGCTGGTCATGACAGCCACCCCTATTCCACGCACACTCGTCTTAACAGCTTTTGGTGATATGGATGTCTCCCAAATTACTGAAAAACCAATTGGACGACAACCAATTACGACGGCGACACTTCCTTTAAAACGCATTCATGAACTCATAGAACGAATTACCATTGCATTAAAAACAGGTGAAAAACTTTACTGGATTTGTCCTTTAGTAGAAGAATCTACCACTCTTGATCTCACCTCAATTGAAAGTCGTTTTGCTCTTCTCCAAGAACGATTTGGCACCCTTGTTGGTATGATACATGGAAAAATGTCTACAGATGAAAAAGAAGCAGCTATGGCATCTTTTAAATGTGGAGATATTCGTATTTTAGTTGCCACCACGGTTATTGAGGTAGGCGTAGATATTCCTGATGCTTCAATCATTATTATAGAACACGCAGAACATTTTGGCCTTTCACAATTGCACCAATTGCGTGGACGTGTTGGACGGGGAGAAAAAAAGTCCTCCTGTATTTTACTCTATAAAGATCCTCTAACAAAAATGGCCGCAGAGCGCCTTAATATTATACGCAATACAGAAGACGGTTTTAAAATTGCTGAAGAAGACTGGCGCCTGCGAGGAGAAGGAGAGCTTTTAGGGATAAAACAGTCCGGTATGCCTGAGTTTCACATGGCAAACCTTGCAGTCCATAGTGATCTTTTATCAATAGCAAGAAGAGATGCACGTTTATTTTTACAACATGACCCTCATCTTTCTTCCGAACGAGGACAAACTTTACGTTTGCTCCTTTACCTTTTCGGACGAGACGACGCCACACGTCTCTTACGAGCAGGATAA
- the dnaE gene encoding DNA polymerase III subunit alpha: protein MVEDKSKMRDKKKSLPRFIHLRVHSAYSLLEGALKIPQIIQHAISDHTPAVAITDTNNLFGALEFSQYCFSHGIQPIIGCQLAVDFGDENNNPHFAKGRHSSDLCSLVLLASSEIGYAHLVRLVSRAYLDKCDIDPPHIKVNWLSLHSEGIIALTGGRGGPLNFSLAEGRKECAVERLISLKKIFADRLYVELQRHSSFDKQIEAALIELAYKYEIPLVATNEAFFLNREGFEAHDALMAVAEGQIVSNPERKRVTPDHYLKSQDEMVALFSDLPEALENSVEIALRCHTATPIRKPILPRFVEQSIDSNRALELEDRELLDQAKAGLKMRLETVGLAEGYTIADYEQRLDYEVSIITRMQFSGYFLIVSDFIKWAKSHDIPVGPGRGSGAGSLVAYALTITDVDPLRFSLLFERFLNPDRVSMPDFDIDFCQERREEVIHYVQKKYGRDQVAQIITFGKLQARAVLRDVGRVLEVPYRQVDYLTKLVPATPGSQVELADAIKDEPKFAEEKKKDPVIGRTLDIALQLEGLYRHASTHAAGIVIGDRPLAELVPMYRDPRSDMPVTQFNMKYVEQAGLVKFDFLGLKTLTILKMAVDFVARKGIKINLSNIPLNDEATYAMMARGETVGVFQVESSGMRKALIGMKPDRIEDIIALVALYRPGPMENIPTYNARKHGEEEIASIHPKIDHLIQETQGVIVYQEQVMQIAQVLAGYSLGEADLLRRAMGKKIHEEMQKQRTRFVKGAVDGGVDKEQADIIFDLLAKFADYGFNKSHAAAYAIVSYQTAYMKAHHPVEFLAASMTYDMTNTDKLNDFRREALRLGIKVIAPCVQTSHRVFEVGDNCIYYSLAAIKGVGEAVVDHLVACRGNKPFRDLEDFCERIDPRIVNKRAMESLVCAGAFDCFHIAREVLLASLETLHARALRILEDNASGQIDIFGMTGGLKEPLVLSQTSPWLLDEKLHREFQAIGFYFSAHPLDEYQAILAKKRVQTWAHFANAVRGGAVAARLAGTVVAKQVRKTKSGKKMGVIHFSDTSGQYETVLFSETLSDYEEMLELGKSFIITVSAENRSEGVSLRLETVQSLEQEVSQHHKMMRLFIKKVDMLAQIEQNLHPGGNGEVGLILIQEDGVREVEIALPKRYKVNSRVANVMKAIQGIVDVELV, encoded by the coding sequence GTGGTAGAAGATAAAAGTAAAATGCGAGATAAAAAAAAATCTCTTCCTCGCTTTATTCATTTGAGAGTGCATTCTGCCTACTCATTGCTCGAAGGGGCTTTAAAAATACCACAAATCATTCAACATGCAATTTCAGATCATACTCCAGCGGTTGCTATTACCGATACGAATAATTTATTTGGTGCTTTAGAGTTTTCGCAATATTGTTTTTCTCATGGAATTCAGCCTATTATTGGCTGTCAGCTCGCAGTTGATTTTGGTGATGAAAATAATAATCCACATTTTGCTAAAGGGCGCCATTCTTCTGATCTCTGCTCTCTTGTTTTGTTAGCTTCTAGCGAGATTGGTTATGCGCATTTGGTTCGTCTTGTTAGTCGTGCCTATCTTGATAAGTGTGATATTGATCCCCCTCATATTAAAGTAAATTGGTTGTCGTTACACAGTGAAGGAATAATCGCTTTAACAGGTGGTAGGGGAGGTCCACTTAATTTTTCTTTGGCGGAAGGTAGAAAAGAATGCGCTGTTGAACGTTTAATTTCTTTGAAGAAAATTTTTGCTGATCGTCTTTATGTGGAATTACAGCGGCATAGCTCTTTTGATAAACAAATAGAGGCTGCGCTTATTGAATTGGCGTATAAATATGAAATTCCTCTTGTTGCAACCAATGAAGCTTTTTTTCTAAATAGAGAAGGGTTTGAAGCACATGATGCACTGATGGCAGTTGCAGAGGGGCAAATTGTTTCGAATCCAGAGCGTAAACGTGTCACACCAGATCATTATTTGAAGTCACAAGATGAAATGGTTGCATTGTTTTCTGATCTTCCAGAAGCTTTGGAGAACAGCGTTGAAATTGCCTTGCGTTGTCATACTGCTACGCCTATTAGAAAACCAATTTTGCCACGTTTTGTAGAACAGTCTATTGATTCGAACCGTGCTTTAGAACTGGAAGATAGGGAATTATTAGATCAGGCTAAGGCTGGTTTAAAAATGCGACTTGAGACTGTTGGATTGGCCGAAGGATATACAATTGCAGATTACGAGCAGCGGCTTGATTATGAAGTTTCCATTATTACACGTATGCAGTTTTCTGGCTATTTCCTTATCGTTTCAGATTTCATAAAATGGGCGAAGTCTCATGATATTCCTGTTGGTCCAGGGCGTGGTTCTGGTGCGGGGTCACTTGTTGCTTATGCGTTGACTATTACCGATGTTGATCCATTACGTTTTTCTCTTCTTTTTGAACGCTTTCTTAATCCAGATCGTGTTTCTATGCCGGATTTTGATATTGACTTTTGTCAAGAACGACGCGAAGAAGTTATTCATTATGTTCAAAAAAAATATGGGCGTGATCAAGTTGCCCAAATTATTACTTTTGGTAAATTACAAGCGCGTGCGGTGTTGCGTGATGTTGGGCGTGTCTTAGAAGTACCTTATCGACAGGTGGATTATCTTACAAAATTAGTTCCTGCTACACCTGGAAGCCAAGTTGAATTGGCTGATGCTATCAAGGATGAACCTAAATTTGCGGAGGAAAAGAAAAAAGATCCTGTTATCGGGCGAACATTGGATATAGCGCTTCAGCTCGAGGGGCTTTATCGCCATGCATCGACTCATGCGGCAGGAATTGTTATCGGTGATCGTCCGCTTGCAGAGCTTGTTCCTATGTATCGTGATCCTCGTTCTGATATGCCTGTGACACAATTCAATATGAAATATGTTGAACAAGCAGGGCTCGTAAAATTTGATTTTCTGGGATTAAAAACACTTACTATTTTGAAAATGGCGGTAGATTTTGTCGCAAGAAAGGGGATTAAAATAAATTTGTCGAATATCCCTCTCAATGATGAAGCGACCTATGCTATGATGGCACGTGGTGAAACAGTTGGTGTGTTTCAGGTTGAAAGCTCTGGTATGCGCAAGGCGCTGATTGGGATGAAACCAGATCGTATTGAAGATATTATTGCTCTTGTTGCACTTTATCGTCCTGGTCCAATGGAGAATATTCCGACCTATAACGCACGCAAACACGGGGAAGAGGAAATTGCTTCTATTCATCCTAAAATAGATCATCTGATTCAAGAAACACAAGGTGTTATTGTCTATCAGGAACAAGTGATGCAGATTGCGCAGGTGCTTGCTGGTTATTCGCTTGGAGAAGCGGATTTGTTGCGTCGTGCTATGGGGAAAAAGATTCACGAGGAGATGCAAAAACAGCGTACGCGCTTTGTAAAGGGTGCTGTTGATGGCGGTGTTGATAAAGAGCAGGCAGATATTATTTTTGATCTTTTAGCAAAATTTGCAGATTATGGTTTTAATAAGTCACATGCCGCTGCTTATGCGATTGTTTCCTACCAAACAGCTTATATGAAAGCACATCATCCCGTTGAATTTTTAGCCGCTTCAATGACATATGATATGACAAATACAGATAAGTTAAATGATTTTCGACGTGAAGCATTAAGGCTAGGTATTAAGGTGATTGCACCTTGTGTGCAAACATCACATCGTGTGTTTGAAGTTGGTGATAACTGTATTTATTATTCTCTTGCTGCTATTAAAGGGGTAGGAGAAGCCGTTGTTGATCATCTTGTCGCTTGCCGTGGAAATAAACCTTTTAGAGATTTAGAAGATTTTTGTGAGCGTATTGATCCGCGTATTGTTAATAAGCGTGCGATGGAAAGTTTGGTTTGTGCTGGCGCCTTTGATTGCTTTCATATTGCGCGTGAGGTTTTATTGGCAAGTCTTGAAACGCTCCACGCACGTGCACTTCGTATTCTCGAAGACAATGCTAGTGGACAGATTGATATATTTGGGATGACAGGTGGATTAAAAGAGCCTTTGGTTTTATCGCAGACATCTCCTTGGTTACTGGATGAAAAACTTCATCGAGAGTTTCAGGCAATAGGTTTTTATTTTTCTGCGCATCCTTTGGATGAATATCAAGCGATTCTTGCTAAAAAACGTGTACAGACGTGGGCTCATTTTGCCAATGCCGTTAGAGGAGGAGCTGTTGCTGCTAGGCTTGCTGGAACTGTTGTGGCAAAACAAGTGCGAAAAACAAAATCCGGTAAGAAAATGGGGGTTATCCATTTTTCTGATACGAGTGGACAATATGAGACAGTTCTCTTTTCTGAGACGCTTTCGGATTATGAAGAGATGTTAGAGCTTGGCAAGTCTTTTATCATTACAGTGAGTGCTGAAAATCGCTCTGAAGGTGTGAGTTTGCGACTTGAGACAGTTCAATCTTTGGAACAAGAGGTCTCACAGCATCATAAAATGATGCGTCTCTTTATAAAAAAAGTCGATATGCTTGCGCAAATTGAGCAAAATTTGCATCCTGGTGGAAATGGAGAAGTAGGCCTTATCCTTATTCAAGAGGATGGAGTGAGGGAGGTCGAAATTGCACTTCCAAAGCGATATAAGGTTAATTCACGGGTGGCAAATGTTATGAAAGCAATTCAGGGTATTGTTGATGTGGAATTGGTTTAA
- a CDS encoding FAD-binding protein, translating into MDHAPIIIGGGIAGLSTALALAHKGIASTLIEKCKRLDAVGAGIQLTPNATRILAHWGILDTLIEEGTIPHFFELREGVSLKTRLHIDLINLTEKNWKAPYITIHRAALQKVLYSTVMENPFIKYKTGETLISSTQTTPNNSIHIKTIKTDASTKQQPQLYSTSLLIGCDGVWSTLRKLAPFHERADFSGFIAWRATAEFDNLPQNFRSLLQNTQTITAWMGPQNHLVVYPIQSSAKVFNFVAITRGENAKEGWAHKGNKENLKSLFKGWNQQILQIFDHIDEWSYWPLFHMKQDRFLGLERQVFVGDSAHAALPFAAQGAAMAIEDAATLAQALSCKDLSLTKSLLLYEKIRSPRVKAVKKRGDFNRIAYHATGPLAIARNFIMKIRTPESIMSSLNWLYMYDAMDRTKRYHKNL; encoded by the coding sequence ATGGACCACGCCCCAATAATCATTGGAGGAGGTATTGCTGGTTTAAGCACTGCTTTGGCACTTGCCCATAAAGGAATTGCAAGTACACTTATAGAAAAGTGCAAACGGCTTGACGCTGTAGGAGCGGGTATTCAGCTTACCCCAAATGCAACCCGTATTTTAGCGCATTGGGGAATTCTTGATACACTTATTGAAGAAGGAACAATACCACATTTTTTTGAGTTACGAGAAGGGGTGTCTCTAAAAACGCGACTGCACATTGATCTTATCAATTTAACAGAAAAAAATTGGAAAGCGCCTTATATTACCATTCATCGTGCCGCCTTACAAAAAGTTTTATACAGTACTGTTATGGAGAATCCTTTTATCAAATACAAAACAGGCGAAACACTTATATCATCTACCCAAACAACTCCTAACAACAGCATTCATATAAAAACAATAAAGACAGATGCATCAACTAAACAACAACCGCAGTTGTATTCAACATCGCTTCTGATCGGATGTGATGGAGTTTGGTCAACACTCCGAAAACTTGCTCCTTTTCATGAAAGAGCAGATTTTAGTGGCTTTATTGCTTGGCGTGCTACAGCAGAATTTGATAATCTTCCTCAAAACTTTCGTTCTTTATTACAAAATACGCAGACAATTACCGCCTGGATGGGACCCCAAAACCATCTTGTTGTCTATCCCATTCAATCATCCGCAAAGGTTTTTAATTTTGTAGCCATTACGCGTGGAGAAAATGCAAAAGAAGGATGGGCTCATAAAGGAAATAAAGAAAATTTGAAATCTCTTTTTAAAGGTTGGAATCAGCAAATTTTGCAAATCTTTGATCACATTGATGAGTGGAGCTATTGGCCTCTCTTTCATATGAAACAGGATCGCTTTTTAGGTTTAGAAAGACAAGTCTTTGTTGGGGACAGTGCACACGCAGCCTTACCCTTTGCAGCGCAAGGTGCTGCTATGGCAATCGAAGATGCTGCTACATTAGCACAAGCACTTTCTTGTAAAGATCTCTCCTTAACCAAGTCCCTTTTACTCTACGAAAAAATACGGTCTCCCCGAGTTAAAGCCGTAAAAAAACGTGGAGATTTTAATAGAATAGCTTACCATGCAACTGGACCTCTAGCAATTGCCCGTAATTTCATCATGAAAATTCGCACACCAGAAAGTATCATGTCTAGCCTTAATTGGCTTTATATGTACGACGCTATGGATCGCACAAAGAGATATCATAAAAACTTATAA
- a CDS encoding zinc-finger domain-containing protein, producing the protein MADHNIPHFQNDLGYKTIEIGVKEFMCAGATQPFDHPHIFIDMGSMDEKICPYCSTLYRYNSSLLYDQTNPPGCLYHPNNAL; encoded by the coding sequence ATGGCCGATCACAACATTCCCCACTTCCAAAATGATCTCGGATATAAAACAATCGAAATTGGTGTAAAAGAATTCATGTGCGCAGGCGCAACACAACCATTTGATCATCCTCATATTTTTATTGATATGGGATCAATGGATGAAAAAATCTGCCCTTATTGTTCAACACTTTATCGCTATAATTCCTCACTATTGTACGATCAAACAAATCCACCCGGATGTTTATACCATCCAAACAATGCATTATAG